A section of the Methanoregula formicica SMSP genome encodes:
- a CDS encoding RNA methyltransferase: MPEIEIVLVAPIYEGNVGFAARVMKNFGFSRLVLIDPCPLGDEAKARASHAQDVLRNAEVCTIEDIFARSNIVIATTGTVSKSVCHSMRMPFYSPKELRERIKDIEGRIAILFGRENWGLNNEEVKRSDMICSIPTSEEYPILNLSHAVGVVCYELANLPLPGYALCPPQDMEYLYQHIDRYLDGIHHPKFKRENTLILIRRILGRCNLTVREASTLHGLLRRSEWHIDPKLLDRDKTGARNLRDPDSDEDDHLE; encoded by the coding sequence ATGCCCGAGATCGAGATCGTCCTCGTTGCTCCCATCTATGAAGGAAACGTGGGATTTGCCGCCCGCGTAATGAAGAACTTCGGGTTCTCCCGCCTCGTGCTCATCGACCCCTGCCCGCTCGGAGACGAGGCGAAAGCACGCGCCTCGCATGCGCAGGACGTATTAAGAAACGCCGAGGTCTGCACGATCGAGGACATTTTTGCCCGGAGCAACATCGTTATCGCCACCACCGGCACCGTGAGCAAGTCTGTCTGCCACTCGATGCGGATGCCGTTCTATTCCCCCAAGGAGCTCCGTGAACGGATAAAAGACATTGAAGGCCGGATCGCCATCCTCTTCGGGCGCGAGAACTGGGGGCTCAACAACGAGGAGGTGAAACGGAGCGACATGATCTGCTCCATCCCTACGAGCGAGGAGTACCCGATCCTCAACCTCTCGCACGCGGTCGGCGTGGTCTGCTACGAGCTCGCAAACCTCCCCCTCCCCGGCTATGCCCTCTGCCCCCCGCAGGACATGGAGTACCTGTACCAGCACATCGACCGGTATCTCGACGGCATCCACCACCCGAAATTCAAACGCGAGAACACGCTCATCCTCATCCGCCGTATTCTCGGCCGGTGCAATCTCACGGTACGGGAAGCGAGCACGCTCCACGGGTTACTGCGCCGGAGCGAATGGCACATCGACCCGAAACTGCTGGACCGGGACAAAACGGGCGCCAGAAACCTCCGTGACCCTGATTCCGACGAGGATGATCATCTGGAGTAA